The Streptomyces sp. NBC_00483 genome contains the following window.
GTGCCGGCCGGGGTGAAGCGTTCTCGCGGCACCTTGCGCATTACGGCCTCGACCTCGGGTGACGTGATCCAGCCCTCGTCACGCAACTGGTCGATCATCTTGTTGCGCTGGCGGGTGGCTTCGCCGGTGTCGCTCGTCGCGTCTGTCATGGGAGGAAGCAGTCCTTCGTCAGTGGAACGTGTGAGTGGGGGCGTCGTGGCCTCTGGGAGGCCCGGCGCGTATTCGGAACGCCGCACCAGGTAAACGGCTGCGGCCGGTCTGGGCGTCTTGTCGGGTGGCAGCGAACTGGCCTGCGGGGCGGGCGACCGCAGAGCGGGTGCCGTACGGCGGCCTCCCGGGGCTTGGCTGCCAGCGCCGAGAATTGGACGAGTGAGTGCGCATCACGTGTCATCTCCCATCTCGTCGAGGAGCGCGCTGATCGCGACGGCGAAGCGCCTGACGTACGACAGGGCATGCTCGAGTGCAGGTTGCTCGTCATGAAGAGTTCGCAGGCCCGCGATCTGAGCGGTGGGGCAGAACACCGTCCGGTACGGAGCAATGTGGATCAGCTGGCGGCCTGCACTGCGCAAGGTGTTGGAGATCTGGAGCAACTGGTCCGGAGTGAAGTCCGTGGCTGCGTCCAGGACTTCGTTGAGGGCGTCGTAGATCGCATCGCTGATGACCTCGTCCGCGAGCGAACGGGCGAGTGCGTTGATGATCCGGTGTAAATCCGGCTCGCGGGGCGGCAGTGGAGGGCGGCTCGGCCAGCAGGTCCTGGAGGCGGAGGGCATCACGATTCCCCTTCGAGGAGGATCGTGCACCAGGTCGTTGTGCCGCCGTCGCTGGTACCCCAGCGGTCGGTCAGGAGAGCGACGAGGTAGAGGCCGCGCCCGGACTCTTCGTCGTCAGCGGGCGTGTGCAGAACAGCTGGTCGCGGGTTGCCGTCCGTGACCTCGATACGCAGTTCGGTCTCCGACAGCCGGACGCGTAGAGCCGTCTCTCGGCCGCCGTGTTCGATGGCGTTGGTGACCAGTTCGGAGACGATGAGGACGGCGTTCTCGGCGACTGACTCGGGGACATCCCACAGACGCAGAGTGGCAGTAGCGATCCGTCGGCAACGGCCGACGAAGACAGGCTCAGGTGCGAACGCCAGCTCAATGGCACGGTGGGCGTACGGGGGAGTGGTCACGGGGGCGATGGCTGTTGCAGCGATCATTGGCTGCCTCCCCGGCTGGTATGGCAAGAGAGGCTGCGGCATCTGCTGACGCTGCGCCGCGTCGTGTACCCCGCCACGCTGATCACTGTGTGCGTTGGCGCGACGGCCGGCGAACACCATGCGGCGAGGACTCGGACATGACGCTCAGGATGCGGCACCTCATCAGACGCCATGTGCTGGGTGCGGCACTGACACCCCTTGCTGACATGCTGGGTGTCATGGTGACTCTCGATGGAAAGCCCGTGTCTGTAACGGACTTGCTTCCTCTGGCCCTGACGAACGTCGGTCACTTCACGTCCATGCGCGTCGACACCGACGGCATCCGCGGCCTGAGCCTGCACATGGAGCGCCTGGCTCGGGACTGCAAGGTCGTGTGGGATGCCGAGTTGGACACGGGCCGCGTCCTCAACTACGTCCGCCAGGTCCTTGAGGGCGAGGCGCGTCCCTGCACCATCCGTGTCACCATCTACGACCCCAAGGTCGACCTGGGGCACCCCCTGGCCGCTCAGGAGCCGCACATCCTGGTGACGGTGCGCGGTGCCGGCACGTCGCCCCCGGAGCCACTGTGCGCCAAGAGTGTCGTCTACGAGCGCGACTTGCCCGAGGTCAAGCATGTCGGCCTCTTCGGTGCCCTGTACGCGCGAGGCGCCGCGCAGCGTACGGACTTCGACGACGCTCTGTTCGTCGGGCGGGACGGGCGAGTCTCCGAGGGCGGTACCTGGAACGTCGGATTCGTCGATCACCAGGGCGCCGTGGTGTGGCCGCAGGCGCCTGTACTGCCAGGCGTGACCATGGCGCTGCTGCAGCGGCACACCGAGCACCGCATTGACGTCGTGACGCTCAATCAGGCGACGGGCATGGCAGCGGCGTTCGCGACGAACACGTCGATCGGCGTACGGCCTTTGGTGGCGATCGACGACACCACATTCCCTGTCGACCACCCGGTGCTGCGTCACCTGCAGCTCACGTACCGGGCGATCCCCGGCGAGAGCCTGTAGCAGCCGGCGATGACGAGAAGCGGCTTCGGGTCCTGCTTCGCCGTGCGGGCGTGAGCTGCGCACCATGGCGACGTTGGCGGGTCGGCCATGGGAGGAGTTCATGTGGGGGCTCCTGCTCGTCGAGGTGCTGCGCGGACGGCGGCGAGGTCGCGTCCTGCGCCTTACCTCATAGCCAACTAGGCGACGCGCAGCTTGAGTTAGGGGATGCGGCACGGCATTCTGGTGCGCCCCCTAGGGGCTTTTGACTCCCCGTTTACCTGACGGTGCGTACGCGACGGAGCTACGGTGCGGTCATGGACGCCACGCGCAACATCGTCCTTGAGGCGTGGATGGACGAGCACGGCTTCAGCTCCAACAGCCTTGCCAACGCGGTGAATCTGGCCCTGGAACGCCTCACCGGGCGGCTTGGAAAGTGTGACGGACGCCAGGTCAGGGACTGGCGGTCCGGGCGAGTCAGGTGGCCCAACACCGCTACGCGTAAGGCTCTGGAGGACGTGACGGGCCGGCACGCGATGGAACTAGGGTTCATGCCACGGGGTCGGCCTTCGTCCACGGTGACCCCACGGCAGGAGGACGAGGACCCCATGCACCGTCGCACCCTGGTCGCCGGCACGCTCTCGGCGGCCGTGGCCGCCGCCGCGCCAGGCCCCAGCTCTACCCGCAGGATCGGCATGAGCGACGTCGAGAGCCTGCAGGAGAAGTTCTCGGCTGTGATCGCCAGTGACCACAACCGAGGCGGGCAACGCGACATCGAACAGCGCGCGGCGCGTCTGGCCGACGAGGCCCTGAACCTCCAGAACTCCGGCTCGGCCACCCAGCGCGTGCGCTCGACCCTCTACGCCGCTGCCGCGTCGTTCCGTTCCTCGGCGATGTGGGCGGCGATTGACGGTCGACGCTTCCAGGACGCGATTGCGCACATGCGTGAGGCGCAGACGCTCGCGGAGCTGTCGGGGGATCAGGCGATCAAGTTCCGTATCTGGTCGCACGCGGGCAGCCTGTACCGGCACCTGGGCCGACCTGCCGACGCACGCGCCGCCAACGACGTCGCGCGCAGCCTCCACATCACCCGCCGTGACCCAATGTTCGCCTCGCTGGGCATAGCCCGGCAGATGGCCATTCAGGGGGTGGCCCACGAACACGGAAATCTGCGCCGTACATTCGCCCAGGCCCAAGAAGCCATGGCGCGCGCATCCGAGGACCGCCGTCCTGTCTGGCTCACGGCCTTCTATGACGATGCAGAGCTGCACTCGCTCGCGCTGAGCGCCTACCTCGCTGCCGGAGACTGGCCCACGGCCGAGTTCCATGCGCACCGCTGCCTGGCTGCCCTTCGACCGCACATGCGCCGGTCCCGCGCCATCGCAACGAGCCGCCTGGCACACGCCCAACTCGCCCAGGGTGATGTCGACGCTGCTACGCACACCGCGATGAGCGTGCCGGCCGAAGCCGCTACCCAACACGCCCGGGTTTCCCGCATGCTTCAAGAGTTCAGTGCTGCCTTGCGTGCCACCGCGCCGGGCAGTGCCAGCGCCGACAACTGGACAGAGCACACCGCTGCATGGAGGCCTTCAGCATGACTTCGGCACCCGCCATCGAACTCCGTACGTTCACCGATCTGGACGCCGCACGTGGCGACCTGCTCGACGTGTACGCAGAGGTACGTGCCCCGCTGTTGCACCTGCCGAACTATGCGGT
Protein-coding sequences here:
- a CDS encoding ATP-binding protein — encoded protein: MIAATAIAPVTTPPYAHRAIELAFAPEPVFVGRCRRIATATLRLWDVPESVAENAVLIVSELVTNAIEHGGRETALRVRLSETELRIEVTDGNPRPAVLHTPADDEESGRGLYLVALLTDRWGTSDGGTTTWCTILLEGES
- a CDS encoding aminotransferase class IV family protein translates to MVTLDGKPVSVTDLLPLALTNVGHFTSMRVDTDGIRGLSLHMERLARDCKVVWDAELDTGRVLNYVRQVLEGEARPCTIRVTIYDPKVDLGHPLAAQEPHILVTVRGAGTSPPEPLCAKSVVYERDLPEVKHVGLFGALYARGAAQRTDFDDALFVGRDGRVSEGGTWNVGFVDHQGAVVWPQAPVLPGVTMALLQRHTEHRIDVVTLNQATGMAAAFATNTSIGVRPLVAIDDTTFPVDHPVLRHLQLTYRAIPGESL
- a CDS encoding XRE family transcriptional regulator, which codes for MDATRNIVLEAWMDEHGFSSNSLANAVNLALERLTGRLGKCDGRQVRDWRSGRVRWPNTATRKALEDVTGRHAMELGFMPRGRPSSTVTPRQEDEDPMHRRTLVAGTLSAAVAAAAPGPSSTRRIGMSDVESLQEKFSAVIASDHNRGGQRDIEQRAARLADEALNLQNSGSATQRVRSTLYAAAASFRSSAMWAAIDGRRFQDAIAHMREAQTLAELSGDQAIKFRIWSHAGSLYRHLGRPADARAANDVARSLHITRRDPMFASLGIARQMAIQGVAHEHGNLRRTFAQAQEAMARASEDRRPVWLTAFYDDAELHSLALSAYLAAGDWPTAEFHAHRCLAALRPHMRRSRAIATSRLAHAQLAQGDVDAATHTAMSVPAEAATQHARVSRMLQEFSAALRATAPGSASADNWTEHTAAWRPSA